The genomic stretch ATCTGTTTCCGGTATTCTGTCGGTGTGAGATTCGTATACTTTCTGAATTTCGTATAAAAATAATCTACGTTGCGGTACCCAACCTTCTCTGCGATGTCATAAACCTTCATGTTATTCTGCTTCAACAATTTAATGGAATTCTGCACCCGAACATAATCCACATAATAATTAAAGCTTTTACCGGTTTTTTCGTGAAACAGTTTTCCCAGATAGCAGCTGTTATACCCGAATAGACAGGCTATACTTTCCAGTTTGATATTTTCCTTGTAATTGTGTTCGATATAATAGATTACACTGTCTATCACACTGTCATTGCCGGAAACACCCACTGTATTCATAATAATTTCAAATTCCTCGGTAAAAAAAGCAAGAATTTCATAAAGATAATTCCTGGTGGTTATAAAATTGATAATCTGGGTATTGGTAGGAAAAGGAATTTTGCTGCCGGCATACAAATTATTAATCTTGTCCTTGATCTGCAAAAAAAGGTCCGATAAAGACAGCTTGATATCCGGTATATTAATTTCACACCTATTCAGCTTCTTTTCCAGCTCGTGGAGTGTTTCCACCAACAGATTACGGTTGTGGGTCTGTATATAATTTACCAGCAGATGAAAAAAACTGTTTATCATTTCATGGTCGAAAGGAAGCTTTTCATTGTTATCTTCTTCTGTATCAGGAGGTCCTATGGTATGCTGGTCCTGGACACAGAAAAAACGCCTCTGCATTAAAAATAAAGCATCCAGATAGGAGGTGCGTATCTCCGTGACTTCTGAGACAGTTCTTCCGTAAGAAATAAACAAGGTATCTAAAGGTGAACCTTTCTGTGGTTTGAGATCATATTCATATTTCTCAATAAATCGTTTGAACTGTCCAATGGCGAATTCTCCTTTCAGAATAATGACCTGATTCTCCTTAATCGTAATACTTTCAAGTGAATTGCTATCCTGATTGGTGACTCTTAATATTTCAGAGAAATTATAGGAAGTATCTGCTATATTGTGGCTGTACTTCTCATATATCAGTACCTGGAAGATATTTTCTGTCATATGCAGGTCCGCCAAATTAATCCTGGAGATATCCGCCTCACCGTTAATAAGATCCCTTAAAATAGCAATTTTTGCTTTCTCACGGTAATGGCTTACCGTCCTTTTCTCCCAGGCTTCTTCCTGCAGCTCATGGGATATGGAGTTCAAGGCTGCTTCCAGCTCCAGCTCATTCAATGGTTTGTTCAGATAAAATTTAACATCATATCTTATAGCTTCCTGCGCATAGGCGAAATCAGAGAACCCGCTTAAGATAATTATCTTTCCTTTATAATTGCCCGCTCTGGCCTTTTGAATAACCTCCAGTCCATCCATAAGCGGCATCCTTATATCCATCAGTACAACGTCCGGGTTTTGGTTTACCAGGAAGGAAAGTGCTTCTTCTCCATCGGAAGCTTCTCCCGTAATATTGTAACCAAGCCTTTCCCAGTTGACTACTTTCTTTAATCCACGTCTGATGATTGCTTCATCATCTGCTATCAGAACTGTGTACATAAAACACCCCCATAAATTCCAGCATACCTTTAATTATCAATAGCTTCTCTTGCCTGTTTCTGCTCTTCTGTATTCCGCAGATCAATATTTAAAACCTTTTCATACCCCAGTCCCATGGCAATGTCCGTCATTTCCTTTATCAGCCGGGTAAATTCCTCTTCATCTTTCGCAAACACTGACTTCCAGGAGTATTCTACAATAGTTGAACGAATCTGAGCCCGGATAGTAGTGATATCCGGATCCTCCGCTGGTACAGCATAACCGCTGCCTACGGATATCACGGCCTGTTTATTTTTATAGAAATACTCTGTTGCATTCTTAGCCCCCATATGGGTCTGCCAGTCCCTTTCCATATCCGTAAGGTTCAAGGATATATAGTTATCCCACATCAGATAGTTGTAAGGATAACCGGTCTCAGGGTTAATCTCACCATCTGATACAGCTTTGAAATTCAGTCTTTCAATACCGTCAAGATAGGTTCCTCCGCCATACTCCTCGGGCATCAGGGTCTTATCACCATTGGTCAGGCATTTATAGCCAAAATCCGTAAGTACCGGTTTACCGTCTGCTACTTCCCACATCAGCCCCTTTATACCGGACAAACTGCCTGAATAAGCTACTGTGAGACCTTCCGGTGAATAGAGCCAGTCGATAAAATCCATTAGCCGTTCCGGATCTTTTGCCTTACTGCCGATCATTATGGAATTATAGGGATTTCCTTTGGTATAACAACCCCAGTCATACAGCTGGAAATCCTCAACAGCCGCTGTGTTAAAAGCTTTGCCGGAGGAGGTATGATCTGCTGTATTGTATCCGGAGGACTGCCAGGGCCAGGGTGACCACAGTACTGCACCATCCTTATATTTCTCTGATAAAGCGTCAAAATTCTGAGTAGTAGATTCCGGATCCAACAGTCCCATCTGATTTGCCTGGAAAAAGAATTTAAGACCCCTGATATACAGAGAATCCTCCGCCAAAGCACTTTGAGGTTCCTCGGAATCATCTGCTTTTGCATAGGCATAACCAATGGGTGCATAGCCATACATGTAAGGTATCTGATTGGCTGCCCCCAGATATTCACTGTCCCAATCCTTAAACAGGGAAAAGGCATAGATTTTTTTACCGGAATCACTGACTCCTGCAATGTCCTGCATCTCTTTCATCACTGGCAGCAGATCCTCCAGAGTCTTCATTTTCGGATAACCCAGCTGTTTATACAGATCCCATCGGATATAAGTTCCAAAATTTAAAACCGTACCTCCCAGATTCGTATCAGCAGGCCTTTCTGATATTTCCGAAGGGATTGTCCAAATCCCTTCCTCTTTTGCAAGTGTTTTGTTGGTATATTCAATCGCTGCCTGGTATTTGGACAGATTCTTTTTTCCCTCCATGAAGTCCGTCATATCAATTATGAGTCCGGCCGTAACAAGATCCTGAAGCTTTCCGCCGGCTGCTGAAGTAAGGATAAGATCGCCCAAATTCCCGGCTGCACTGCGGGTCTGAAGCAGGGTTTCACCGCCTCCTGCAACATTTGGTGCAATAATGTTAAGTTCCATGTTAAATTTATCTTTGATAATTTTTGCAAGCCAGCCCGATTGTATTCCCTGATAATTGGATTGGGAATCAAAAACATCCACTGTTATGAATTCTTTGTATTTTGCTTTACCTTCCTTTCCGGAATCCTTACCTTTATCACCGGAAGAGTCTGTAACTCCCAAAATCTCTGTGTTTTGGGGATTATTAGCACAACCTTCTGTAATGGTAACAGCCATCACCAGACATAAGAGAATGCCAATAAGCTTATGTTTCTTAACCATATAATAACCAAACCTTTCCCATATCCTGCAACTCTTTACCAAAGGCAGCGCCAGCCCCGTTATATGCCGCTCCTGTCTGCAGAGGCAGCAGTGCCGCAAATCAGAGCAAGGAGGTCGTTTATCTATATTTCCTATGAACTGCCGCGAGTATGTTTCGTATTTAGACAAGTATTTATACATTTTATTATATGACAAAATTCTTTTAATAAAAAGTGTAATAATTAAAGTTTTTTCCTCTAATAATATGACCTTTTTCACAAATAACAATGACCTTCCTCCACACAACGGCGGATACCCGGATCCATTGTGTGAAGGAAGGCCATCGGGACTTCTTCTGATCTTGCTTATTGTACTATGCCGCTATCTGCCGCTGAACTTTCAGTGAGAAATACCTTAGAAATCTCCGTTACTACCGGGTGCACTGCCTATCTGCTCTCTTAACCAGCCGGTTAAGGTATGCGTTTTGTCGCAGCCGTACTCCCAATACATCAACCCATGGAGACCCTTCTCCTTTAAATACTCCGCTTTTCTTTTCAGCGACTCTCTGTCATCATAGCTTATAAAGGTATCTCCGTTAAACAGATAAGGAGCTTTTGCTTCCTCATCCCAATAACGGACATATCCATTCCGGTCAATAAAATCTGCCAGCAGGCTGTAATAGGCAGGACCGTAGCCGCCGGTGGTTGCAGCCATCTGATGCAGACCATGCTCAATATCAGGTACACCCTTCCACAGCCTGGAGTAAAAGGCTGCACCGATTACCAGCTTTTCCTTTGGAACTCCTGCCTGGATAAAGCATTCCACGGCACGGTCCGTACTGGCAGGAAACAAATCTCTTTTATTAGAATACAGACTGGTATGATGACCTGTAAAATTCAGAAAACCTCCCTTTAAATCGTAGGTCATCAGTTGTACGTAATCCAGATACTGCTGTGCACTTTTCATATCCGTACAGGCAGTAAAGTATTCACCCCCGCCTGCCGCAATGGTCAGCAGGTAATCCTTTTCGGCTGCCCTGTCAAGTGCTATTCTGAACGCTTCCAGCAATAACGTAAAATTCATTCTGTCCAATTCGCTTCCATCAATACCAGCCACACGGTAACATGGGTATTCCCAGTCTATATCTATTCCGTCCAGATCATATTCTCTTATGAGCTCTACCGCGGAAGCAGCAAAGCGTATTCTGTTCTCACTGGTCATAGCAGCCTCAGAGAAGCCGGCAGCCCCCCAGCCTCCCAGGGATAATATAAGCTTTATATCCGGATTCCGGGATTTTATCCTTGACAATACCGCTTTGCATTCGGGATGATTCCACTCCGCTAACCCATGGTCTATATGCCCGAAAGCTATATTGATCACATCCAGACTCTTACTATCCTCTGCAGTCACCTCACTTAGATCACCGGTGCTGACATATCCGATTAACTTCCCCATTCTCTGTATTCTTTTCCTCCGTTTCTTTTATTAAGTTAAGGCATGTGCTTTGGTAAAGCCTATCAGTTCTTCCACCGTAGTAAAGGCCAGACCGGTTACCGTATCCGCACAGCCATAATATAGCGCTATTCGTCCGGTATCCTTATCAGTAAGAGCTGCACAGGGGAATACCACATTGGGAACATCACCCACCCGCTCATAATATTCCTCCGGTCCTAAAATATAATATTTCGAGCGGTATTTTACTTTCCAGGGTTCCTCAAGGTCTAAAATGGCAGTGCCTACACGGTACACAAAGCCATTGCAAGTATGTATGACTCCATGATAGATCAGAAGCCACCCCTCCTCTGTCTCGATGGGGATGGGGCCAGGGCCGATTTTTGTGCCCTGCCAGGCAGATTCGTCGCCTTTTACAGGAGACATAACATGTCTGTGGTGTCCCCAATATTCCAGGTCACTACTTTGGCTGTAGAAGATATCTCCAAATGGTGTATGCCCTGTGTCACTTGGTCTGCTGAGCATGGCATATTTGCCGTTGATTTTCCTGGGAAACAGTACACCGTTGCGGTTATAAGGCAGAAAAGCATTTTCCAGCTGGTAAAAGGTCTTAAAATCAAAAGTGTACCCGATGCCAATCGTTGGCCCATGATAGCCGTTGCACCAGGTTATATAATAACGGTCTTCCAAAAAGCAGACCCTGGGGTCATAACGGTATTCCCTTTTCAGGATTTCCTTATCCTCTCCCAGAAAAATAATCGGTTCTTCCTCAATCCTCCAATGGATACCATCTTCACTGAAGCCCGGATAGATATCCATGCTAACCGCTATGCTGTCACAACGGAATACTCCTGCAAATCCATCCTTAAAGGGGATTACCGCACTGTTAAAAATGCTGTTGGAAGTAGGTATTGCATCTCTATTTATGATAGGATTGCTGTCATAACGCCAGACCGGTTTGCTGTACCCCTCCGGCTTATCCTGCCACGGAATAACGGTAAGAATCTCCGCATGGCATTCTTTCATTTTATTATTTTCTTTCACTCTTTGTCCTCCTTACTGTTTTTGCTCCTCCAGTAGTCTCCGCATAAATTCCACACTGCCTACATGATAGCCCCCGCAGGCATACACACTGTTTCCTTCTCTGTCCGCCAGGATAAGAACCGGCAGTTTATCTTCATTTAGCTGTAACATCACCGCTGCTCTGTTACAGCTGTCTGAGCTGTCAAAATATATTTCAATACCTGATAATTTCGCAAGGACTTTTCCCAGGGTAATATTCTCCAATTCAAATCGCTCCCGCAGTACTATAAGCATTCTGCCTGTGCTGTTGTTCCACGTATCTGCCATATCCAGCAATTCGTTCAGGACATGCTCAGTGGGTTCTTCTCCTGTCCCCAAAAATGCAAGAATAGCTGGCTTTTGCCTCACCAGTTCGAACAGACTGCTTTTCTTTCCACTGCTGCTGTTAAAAAGAAAATTCTCCAGCTTAACACGGTTCTTTGGTATCTGCATTTCCGTCTTCCACTCTGCCATATCAATGACTTTACGTTCTCCCTCCACCAGCCGGAAAACCCTCTCACAGACTTTCTGATGCCCTTCCGGCATACGCCTGGCAGCTATGAGCCTATAGATTCCTTCCTCCAGGCTAAGCTTAAGTTCATTCTCCCAGAAGACCTTCCCCTCATAGACCAGGGTCTCAAACTGCATACCTTTGAGCTTACCGATGGTCCAATTCTGATAATAGCTCCATCTGCTGTCTTTCTTCTTTTTCAATACCAAGGTTGCAGTATTGGCTGATGCTACTTTCTCCGGTGAAACAAATACTCCATGACATAAATATTCCGGAGCTTGGGTTACCGGATTTAACCTGGCTGGAATATGAAGACTTCTGCAAATAGCTACAAACAAAATACTTTGTGACAAAGGGCTTCCCAGCCCAAGCCGCAGACTGCCGATGGGTGTAGCACATAGGGTTTCATATTCTTCTTCCGGAATATAGCCTATGCCTGCTTTAATGTATTTCCAGATAAGATCAGGCTCTTTTGCGAAAACTTCTTTCTCTTCCTTACTGAAATAATTACGGATAAAACTCTTATAAGGTGTAAGTTCCTCTTTGAAAATCCTGGGACACAGTACATATCTGTAATAATTTTCCCTGGAAAATCCATATTCTTCACTATACGGCTCCAGATGATCCTCCAGGATTTCAGCCTTCAGATCCTTAAAATCCTTTTCCGACAGATGAAGCAGCAGCTGTTTCCTGAGCTCTTTCTGGTCTCTGGTCAGAAAAGCTTTTAGTTCTTGTATATTTTCCCCCGCTCTGCAGATGGCTTCAAGATCCTCCGGGTAAAGAGTTTCCACCTCTTCATCATAGCAGGACAAGAGGTTTTTCTCCCTGATATCTCTGGCAGTTTTTATGCGTGCTGTATTTTTCTCTTTTTGTTCTTTGCTTTCATAAGCAGGATGCAGCGGATGTTCCGTCGGTGCACGATATTCTTCCCATTCCCATCTGTCACTCAACCAGTTATTACTCTGTGTATGTAATAGAAGTTCTTCTTTTACTCCCGGGCTAATGGTAAGCTTCCTCTCCCCGAAAACCTCCCCTATAAAAGCCCTGACTCTGATATCTCCAAGTCCGGCTTTTATCCGTATTTCTCCTTTACTGTCTGTTACAAGAACAGCGGCGGGATAATACTCCGCCATGTTAAGAATCTCCAGCGAAACCTGAGCACCTTCCACTGTCTTTCCATAGGCATCCTTTACAATCACCAATGCTTCCTCTGTCCTGGCATAATAAGAAGTATGGTTACAATAGGTCAGTACTCCTTCCTGTCCTAGTGTTTCTTCCAAAGAAGCCACCGGGAATTCGGAAAATCTGCGGCTGTGAATTAATAAAGCGCGATTGGCGGATTGCGTAAACCAGCCTCTGTTCAGTTCCTCCTCTGGTTCGCAGGCACCCAGAAAATACCAGTCTCCCTCTAAATAAACCTCCACCCAGGCATGGTTATCATCACAGTGGGCCCATCTTGGTGTATATACCTGCCTGGCAGGTATCCCCACGCTCCGGTAAGCCGTAACTGCAAAGGTAGATTCTTCTCCGCAGCGTCCCCTTTTACACCGGAACATGGTCATAGGTGAGACAGTTCGTTCATCCGTTGCTTCATAAGCAGCATTTTCCGCACACCAATAATTGATTTCAAGTATAGCAGCCTTCAGGTCCAAACCCTCGAGCCTATCCTTTAGCTGCTCATAGAAAAAATTTCTGCAGTCGCTGATGCTTTCGGAATTAATGCGGTAATAAAGCACATAGTGAATAAATATCTCTTCCGGCAGCTTACGGCACCATTCCCTCTCTCTGCGAAGCCAAAGGGCATGCTGTACAAAGCTTAAAAATACATCAAATCCATATTCTCCGGCATCACGCAAGGGCATAGTGCCGTAAAGAAAACGCATCAGCACGGCTTCCTCTTCTTTACAGCCTTTTAAGCCTTCCTCGATATCAGCCAAAAGACAGCCGTAATACTTTTTTCGTTTTTCATATTTATCGGAAGCGTATTTCTGCAGTTGTACCGTAAACATTTTTTTCCGCCTTCCTTTTATAGACTTATTTTAATCGTCTGCTGTTGCATTAATTTCATCAAACTTAACAAGTAACAAAACATTTGCAATTTTATTTCCATCAGCTTCCAAAAGCCGCATCCGGCTCCAGTTTATATACTCTGGCTACAGGAGCCTCTTTGCCCTTCTCCCAGGGTACCGATATCTGAAGACCTCCCGTTGTGTTCTCAAAAAGTATATTCTCACCGGTACCAACCATTGTCACCCGATTAACCTTTTCATTAAAAGGAAGAAATACCTTATCCGGAACATCGTCGTCTTCTGCGAACAGTTCCAGGGCGTATACCACCTCCTCTTTTCTGGTAAATGCAATATTATCCACCTTGTATGGCGCACAAATCCTGGTACCATAAATGGCCTCTCCGAAAAGCTTAAGCCATGCACCTATTCCTTTTAAAGAAGCAATCGCCCCCTTAGGAAGCCGCCCGTCGGGTTGTGGCCCCACGTTAATTGCCAGGTTGCCTCCCTTTGCAACAATGTCCGTCAACAGATGGATTACTTCCCTGGGGGTTTTATAGACATCTTCATAGGCAAAAGAAAAGGAAGTTCCCAAGGTAATACAGCTCTCCCAAGGTACATTAAGCGGTTCTTCCGGCACACATTGCTCTGGGGTAATATAATTTTCATAAGCACCACCAACCGTTCTGTCGGCACATAACATTCCCGGCTGCCAGGTCCTGATCTCCTCTATCGTCTCACCAAGGCGGATATCCTGGCCGTTTTCCTTGCATACCCAACCGGCATCAAACCACATGATATCCAATTTCCCATACCTGGTTGCCAGTTCCTTCACCTGATTCCGGGTAAATTCAGTAAATCTCTCCCATTCCTCAGGCTGTTTTGATGGTTCATAGGAGGGTCCCCTCCACATATATTCACCCCGCGGATAATTTTCAGCCCAGTAACTGTCTATATGCCAATCCGCTTTTGAAAAATATGCCGCTATACCAATTCCTTTCTTACGGAAGGCTTCAAACAGATGCCCGCATATATCTGCATATTTATGACTATGATATGGGCAGTCCGTTCCCGTAATCTTATAATCTGAATAACGGGTATCCCACATACAGAACCCATCATGGTGTTTGGTGGTAAATATCAGATAGCGTATACCTGCCTCCACTGCAATATCAGCCCATTTTTCCGGCTCAAACCGAAGCGGTGCAAAGGTTTTATTCAGATCAAAATACTGCTTCTTGAATTCTTCACCGCTTACTTCCCAATCAATTCCAGTTCTGGACCATTCCGCATCCGCATCAGAAAGTGCCCAGGATTCAACGATTCCAAGCTGGGAATACGGTCCCCAATGCATCATCAGTGCCAGTTTCTGATCCTGGAACCACTCCAGTTTCTGCCGAACTTTTTCATCCTCAGGCCAGACATATTCTTCTGCTGTACTGTAATTGTGGACACCTTTTTCTATTTTATCCTGCGCAGCTGCTTTTTCATTCTCCTGCTTCTCTGTCTCCTCTGACGTTGACCTCCGGCTGTCCGCTTCCAACTTTTCTGTAACGTCAAGGCAGGTAAGTGCAGCCTCTAATTTATTCTCCATCTGTGTCACCTGATCCCTTCTTACCCAAAGTTTCTTCAAAAAGAAAAGCATATCACCGGAGATACAGTAATATGCTTTTCACCGGTATCCTCTATTCTACCTCTGCCGTTTGTTATTCTGCTATTCCTTCAATTCCTCGCATTTTAACCCAATCCTCCAGGCCAAGGGCATTAAGACCGTCTGTATAGGCTTTCCATTGAGCATCATCATTTACATCCAGTTCTCCGGTAACGAAGAGAGCCTGCTGCTGATTGAAGTAATCTGTAAGGGCTGTACTGATATCAGAATATCTGTCGATATCGTCAAGAGCTATCCAGTTGGAGGGAATGACCTCTTTTGTCAGATTAGCCTCATAGGTATTTTCCATTGTCTTTTTCTCATCATAAAGAGGGCTGTCTTCAATGAACTTAAAGCCTGCAGGAAGATATTTTGGCAGAGCCTGTGGCCATAAGTTGCTCCAGCTGACCTTTTCCTGCTGATCTTCCGGAAGTGTTGAAGTATCAATTGCACGATAACCGTTACCTTCCTTCATTGTGACAACTCCTACAGGACCTCTGCTGCAGCCGATTCCATTTTCCAGTGCAAAGGCATTATCAAACCACCTGCAGATAATTTCAGGATTCTTTGCTTTATCAGTAATTACAGCCTGGGTTCTGAATACACTGAAACCGTTAGTATCCTTTAACCAGATACCTTCTTTGTCAGTATTAAGTACAGGGAGTACGTCAAATTCACTTTTCTCCGTTGTCTGAACAATACCTGAAAATTCATTGCTGCCATAAGCGATGGATACACCATAAAGATCTTTATTTCCTTTTCCTTCCCAGGTGGAAGAGTCCTGTGTAAAAAGTTCCATATCTATCAGGCCCTCTTTATAAAGGCCGTTGAACCAGCTCAGGAACTCTCTGTATTGTTTACTGATACCGCCGTAAACAACCTTATCCCCCTGTATAGCAACACCATATTTGTCCATGGGTAACCCAAACCAACCGGTCATGGCTTCTATATGTTTATTATTGGGATCTGCAGAAAAAGGAATCTCATCGCCGGCGTCACCATTTCCATTGGCATCTTTTTCTTTAAAAGCCCTTAGTACGTCTGCGAATTCCTCTGTAGAGGCAGGCATTTCCATTCCTATATTTTTCAGCCATCTGCTGTTGATATAAGGAGAATAGCTGACCGTTGTATCGCCGGTTACATAAGGTATGGTATAAATGTGTCCATCCGGTGCTGTCATTTTCTCTCTTACGCCCGGTAAATCCAGGATAGCAGAGATATTAGGACAATATTTCTCAAAATAATCTTCCAGAGGAATGAAAATACCCTGTTTTACTCCATAGGTCAGGATCATACTGTCATTTAAAGTCCAGCCTCCGATAACATCCGCATAATCACCGGAATTCAGATCCAGATTCAGTCGCTCTGTGGCAGTTTCATAAGGAAAAACCTTTAGTGTAACATCTACATTCGTCTGTTTCTTAAACTCATCTATCATGTAGAATTCTCCGGATTCACTGGAATCATCCACAAAAATCGAGAAACCATAGGTACCTTCATCTACCAGCGGAAGCCCTTCTTTGTTCATGAGTCCATTGATCTTGCCATTTTCATCCGTCGTATCCGCAGAAGCACCTGCCCCTGCTGCCTTGCTGTTGCTTTCTCCATTGTTTCCTTTGCCGCAACCCCAAAAAACTGTTGTGCACATTGCCATAGCCAATAAGAGTGCTATTGCTTTCCTTTTCATAATAATACCTCCTCTTTCTTTTTTTATTTGTACCGGCACATTAGGAAGCACCGGCAAATAACTTTCCCTCTCAAAAATACGTTTTAACCCCTTTGTTCCTTCATAACTGCCACAAGCGGTTTCAGCCACCTTAGCCCTTTACGGAACCAATCATCACTCCCTTAACAAAATGCTTCTGAATAAAGGGATACATTACCAGCACCGGAATACTGCTGATTATAATAAGGGAGTATTTCATAACGTCAATTAATTGCTGCTTCTCACGAAGAGCATCTCTTGCCGCCTGGGTGGTTGCTGTCTGGGACAGAGCTGTCTCATTCGTAATAAGGATATTCCGCAGCACCAGCTGCAACGGATAATAATCTTTGTCAGAGATATAAACCAATGCTGAAAAGTATGAATTCCAATGTCCCACACCATAATAGAGTACCAAAATGGCAATAATGGCTTTCGACAACGGAAGAGCAATCTTAAAGAAAAATTTCCCCTGGGAACACCCATCTATCTCAGCCGCTTCATACAATTCTTCTGAAATATTGGACTTAAAAAAGGTTCTGGCCACAATCATATTATAGACGCTAAGACATCCCGGAAGGATAAGCGCCCACATGGTATTAAGCAGGTGCAGGTTCTTGACCACTAAATATGTAGGTATCAGACCGCCGCCAAAGAACATGGTTATCATATAAAAAATGGTTATTGGTTTCTTTCCACCAAATGCATTTCTGGATAACGCATAAGCTGTCGGAAGGGTAACTGCCAGGTTGACTAAAACTCCGCAGACTGTATAAAAAACTGAGTTCAGGAAACCTCTCATTACGGCGCTGTTACGAAAGACCTCTTTATAACCCTTTAAGGTAAATCCGATGGGTTTCCACAGAACCTCACCGCTTGATACGGCACTGGGACTGCTGATGGATGAAATAACCACCCAGTACAGGGGGTAAGCCACAATCAATAAAATCAGCGACAGAACAAGAAATGTTACCGTATCAAATATGACATCCTCCCTGCATCGTTTTGTTTTCTTTTTCCTCTTATCCATTCTTTTTCCTCCTACCACAAACTGTTGCCTGAGAGCTTATCAGCCGCTTTGTTAACGGCTATAAGCATGACCAGGTTAATCAACGTATTAAACAGGCCGATGGCTGTTGAATAAGATATGTCATTGTTAATCAGACCCACCTTATAGACATAGGTGGAAATAATCTCAGATACCGTCAGGTTCAGATTATTCTGAAGCAGATAGGCTTTTTCAAAACCCACAGAAAGAATGCTTCCGCAGCTCATGATTAACAGGATGGTCGCTGTAGGCAGAATGGAGGGTAAATCTATGTATCGAATAAGCTGAAGTTTGGTAGCTCCATCACAGCGCCCGGCTTCATGCAGCTCCGGACTTATACCGGATAAGGCTGCAAAATAGATGACTGAACTCCATCCTGTACTCTGCCAGACTCCCGTCCAGACATATATGTGTCTCCAATATTCTTTCTTAGCCATAAAATTAAATGTATCAAGCCCCAGAAACTCCATTATGTGGTTGATTACCCCCACGGAAGGCGATAGAAACAGTATGATCATACCGCACATGACAACCGTTGAAATAAAGTTCGGTGCATAGGTAACTGTCTGAATTACTTTTCGGTATCTCTTATGCCGAAAGGAATTCAGCATCAGTGCCAGGATAATTGGAATCGGAAAGGATATGAGGAGCCCGTAGAGACTCAACACCAGGGTGTTTCGAATGGTTGAATCAAAATAAGGGGATTCAAAGAACCTCTTAAAATAATACAGCCCCACCCAGGGACTGCCCCATATCCCCTCTCTTCCGTTATACCGCCGGAACGCAAGCTGTATTCCGTACATGGGAATGTAGCTGAAGATAAAGGTCAA from Anaerocolumna sp. AGMB13020 encodes the following:
- a CDS encoding glycoside hydrolase family 18 protein, whose translation is MGKLIGYVSTGDLSEVTAEDSKSLDVINIAFGHIDHGLAEWNHPECKAVLSRIKSRNPDIKLILSLGGWGAAGFSEAAMTSENRIRFAASAVELIREYDLDGIDIDWEYPCYRVAGIDGSELDRMNFTLLLEAFRIALDRAAEKDYLLTIAAGGGEYFTACTDMKSAQQYLDYVQLMTYDLKGGFLNFTGHHTSLYSNKRDLFPASTDRAVECFIQAGVPKEKLVIGAAFYSRLWKGVPDIEHGLHQMAATTGGYGPAYYSLLADFIDRNGYVRYWDEEAKAPYLFNGDTFISYDDRESLKRKAEYLKEKGLHGLMYWEYGCDKTHTLTGWLREQIGSAPGSNGDF
- a CDS encoding ABC transporter substrate-binding protein — protein: MVKKHKLIGILLCLVMAVTITEGCANNPQNTEILGVTDSSGDKGKDSGKEGKAKYKEFITVDVFDSQSNYQGIQSGWLAKIIKDKFNMELNIIAPNVAGGGETLLQTRSAAGNLGDLILTSAAGGKLQDLVTAGLIIDMTDFMEGKKNLSKYQAAIEYTNKTLAKEEGIWTIPSEISERPADTNLGGTVLNFGTYIRWDLYKQLGYPKMKTLEDLLPVMKEMQDIAGVSDSGKKIYAFSLFKDWDSEYLGAANQIPYMYGYAPIGYAYAKADDSEEPQSALAEDSLYIRGLKFFFQANQMGLLDPESTTQNFDALSEKYKDGAVLWSPWPWQSSGYNTADHTSSGKAFNTAAVEDFQLYDWGCYTKGNPYNSIMIGSKAKDPERLMDFIDWLYSPEGLTVAYSGSLSGIKGLMWEVADGKPVLTDFGYKCLTNGDKTLMPEEYGGGTYLDGIERLNFKAVSDGEINPETGYPYNYLMWDNYISLNLTDMERDWQTHMGAKNATEYFYKNKQAVISVGSGYAVPAEDPDITTIRAQIRSTIVEYSWKSVFAKDEEEFTRLIKEMTDIAMGLGYEKVLNIDLRNTEEQKQAREAIDN
- a CDS encoding response regulator transcription factor, with the translated sequence MYTVLIADDEAIIRRGLKKVVNWERLGYNITGEASDGEEALSFLVNQNPDVVLMDIRMPLMDGLEVIQKARAGNYKGKIIILSGFSDFAYAQEAIRYDVKFYLNKPLNELELEAALNSISHELQEEAWEKRTVSHYREKAKIAILRDLINGEADISRINLADLHMTENIFQVLIYEKYSHNIADTSYNFSEILRVTNQDSNSLESITIKENQVIILKGEFAIGQFKRFIEKYEYDLKPQKGSPLDTLFISYGRTVSEVTEIRTSYLDALFLMQRRFFCVQDQHTIGPPDTEEDNNEKLPFDHEMINSFFHLLVNYIQTHNRNLLVETLHELEKKLNRCEINIPDIKLSLSDLFLQIKDKINNLYAGSKIPFPTNTQIINFITTRNYLYEILAFFTEEFEIIMNTVGVSGNDSVIDSVIYYIEHNYKENIKLESIACLFGYNSCYLGKLFHEKTGKSFNYYVDYVRVQNSIKLLKQNNMKVYDIAEKVGYRNVDYFYTKFRKYTNLTPTEYRKQMLKG
- a CDS encoding glycoside hydrolase family 130 protein, which codes for MKECHAEILTVIPWQDKPEGYSKPVWRYDSNPIINRDAIPTSNSIFNSAVIPFKDGFAGVFRCDSIAVSMDIYPGFSEDGIHWRIEEEPIIFLGEDKEILKREYRYDPRVCFLEDRYYITWCNGYHGPTIGIGYTFDFKTFYQLENAFLPYNRNGVLFPRKINGKYAMLSRPSDTGHTPFGDIFYSQSSDLEYWGHHRHVMSPVKGDESAWQGTKIGPGPIPIETEEGWLLIYHGVIHTCNGFVYRVGTAILDLEEPWKVKYRSKYYILGPEEYYERVGDVPNVVFPCAALTDKDTGRIALYYGCADTVTGLAFTTVEELIGFTKAHALT